AATTCCTTTCAATGCCCTTTTATCCGCCGCTTTAACAGGAATCACCGCCCGTCCGTTGCGCAGCGTGATTTCGGCATTTTCGGGAAGCCATCCCGACTTCTTTGCCTGTGAAAAAGCCTTGCGTACTTCCTGCATCACCTGCCGTTGCTTGCGTGACAGTTTCACCCGGATAGCAGCCAGTTTTTCAGAAGCAGTATCTTTTATTTCCCCCTTGTCATCAATAATACGGCCGGCATGCAGCAAAATTTCCCCGGGAACAGTAATCAGAAACATAAAAACAACCTGGCACAAACGCAAAAAGACAAAAGCTATCTTACCGGCATTCCACGGTATGACTATGCTAAGCTTGCCAGCAGTCCGGCACAAACAACTGTTTCAAAAACGAAAGTGAAAAAACCGGTAATCATCCGCAGAAAGAAAAAAGCTACCGTGGCTTCCGGTGGATGCTAATTTAAAGGACAAAAATCTTTTTAAAAAGCTGTTTCTGAAAGGGACAGCTTTTTTTATACCGATTGAAAATCAAAATGCGCTTTTGGTTCATTTCAATCCCAAAAGCGCTTTGATTTAGTATCGGCATTTACAATGGTATTATTTGAAAAAAACCCGGGTTATTCCTGCCCCTCCCAATTCCACCGGAGCATCCCCAAAACGTTCAATTTCTTTCACCGACTGCAAATATTCGCGGATAATCTCCCGCAGAATACCATAACCTTTTCCATGTAAGATACTTACTTCTTTTATACCGAGTAGCAGGGCATCATCGATATAACGGGTCAAAAGCGCCATAGCCTCATCAGCCCGTTTGCCACGCAGATCAAGCGTCAGTTCAAAGTGAGCGGCTTTTTGATTGATCTCACGCATTACACCCGAATGACTGACTTTTGGTGATTTTGTTACCGGCTTTTTATCTGTTCTCTGCAATTTGTCCCGGGCAATCTTCAGACGGATATTATTGACATTGACATAACAGTCTTTACCTTCAACGGAAACCACTTCGCCTACAGTATTGCTGTCTTTTACCAAAACAAAATCGCCCGGACGCAAAGGTCTATCCGGTAAAATTTCCACTTTTTCCGGCTGCTCTTTCCTGTTTTTCGATTTACGGGAATTCTCTTTTTTATACTTTGTTTTGGGTGAAGCTGTTAATGATTTCTCTAATTGACTTTTATGTTTTTCGAGTTGCTTACGCAATTTTTGTGTGGTTTCCTTTTCAGCCTGTACTTCCCTGATTTGCCGGATGGTATTTTCGATCATACGGTTCGACTGCCGGACAATTTCCAATGCTTCTTCTTTTGCCTGCTGAAGAATCTGTTTTTTTTCTTTTTCGAGTTGTTCGGTCAAATGCCGGTATTTTTCAATCTGTTGCGAAAGTGTGACATCGGCTTCAGCAAGTTCTTTTTCTTTTTGCGAAAGATTAATTTTATCCGCTTCAAGTTGTTGAAGCTGGGTATCAAAACGCAAGTGCTTTCCGCCACTTTTTTTGCGGGCACGATTCAGCACATCCTGCGGAAATCCTATTTTCCGTGCTATCTCAAAGGCAAAAGAGCTGCCCGGCTTCCCCGTTTTCAACCGATACAACGGTTTTAAAGCTTCCACATCAAAAAGCATGGCTCCGTTTTGTGCGCCATCAAGCCGGTCGGCAGCCAATTTCAGGCTGGTGTAATGCGTTGTGAGCACACCAAAAGTCTGTTTATGCACCAACTGCTCCAAAACGGCTTCAGCAATAGCAGATCCCAGTTGCGGTTCGGTACCCGTACCAAATTCGTCAATTAAAACCAGGCTCCGGCTGTTGGCATGCTGTAAAAAATATTTCATGTTCAGCAGATGCGAGCTGTAAGTACTCAGGTCATTCTCCAGCGACTGTTCGTCTCCTATGTCTATGAAAATATTTTCAAAAACAGGAAACTTACTGTCAGGCGAAACCGGAACCGGCAACCCACATTGCAACATGTATTGTAATAATCCCACCGTCATCAAACAAACCGATTTCCCCCCTGCATTGGGTCCGGAAATCAACAACAAGCGATTTTCTTTGGTAAGTTCCATATCAAGAGGTACCACTGTTTTTCCCGAATCTTTATGAGCAAGAAACAGCAAAGGATGAACTGCTTTTTTCAGATAAAGATGACGTTCATGAGTCAACATGGGCAAAGAAGCCTCGATTTTTTTCGAGAACAATGCCTTGGCACGAATAAAATCAAAAAGTCCCAACACCCGGTATGACTTTATCAGCGAATCGATATACGGCCGCAGCCGGT
The sequence above is drawn from the Candidatus Sulfidibacterium hydrothermale genome and encodes:
- a CDS encoding endonuclease MutS2 — protein: MIYPENFEHKIGFDTLRLLLAENCISEIGREYVDKMRFSSRLPLIEKMLLQTGEFIQIIETGKHFPAQNYFDLRSGLEQLKVPGSYLSQEMLFDLKGSLQTLQDIQEFFQHTEEDAFPQLKLPAAEITVPGEILLHAGRIIDDKGEIKDTASEKLAAIRVKLSRKQRQVMQEVRKAFSQAKKSGWLPENAEITLRNGRAVIPVKAADKRALKGIIIDESATGQTVFIEPLNSFEVSNEILELESEERREIIAILTRFSDRLRPYIDSLIKSYRVLGLFDFIRAKALFSKKIEASLPMLTHERHLYLKKAVHPLLFLAHKDSGKTVVPLDMELTKENRLLLISGPNAGGKSVCLMTVGLLQYMLQCGLPVPVSPDSKFPVFENIFIDIGDEQSLENDLSTYSSHLLNMKYFLQHANSRSLVLIDEFGTGTEPQLGSAIAEAVLEQLVHKQTFGVLTTHYTSLKLAADRLDGAQNGAMLFDVEALKPLYRLKTGKPGSSFAFEIARKIGFPQDVLNRARKKSGGKHLRFDTQLQQLEADKINLSQKEKELAEADVTLSQQIEKYRHLTEQLEKEKKQILQQAKEEALEIVRQSNRMIENTIRQIREVQAEKETTQKLRKQLEKHKSQLEKSLTASPKTKYKKENSRKSKNRKEQPEKVEILPDRPLRPGDFVLVKDSNTVGEVVSVEGKDCYVNVNNIRLKIARDKLQRTDKKPVTKSPKVSHSGVMREINQKAAHFELTLDLRGKRADEAMALLTRYIDDALLLGIKEVSILHGKGYGILREIIREYLQSVKEIERFGDAPVELGGAGITRVFFK